A single Marinitoga aeolica DNA region contains:
- a CDS encoding NAD-dependent epimerase/dehydratase family protein: MVLITGATGHIGNVLVKKLYEVGEKIRIFVLPNEDTSIFDDMEIEIYYGDIRNYNDIREASKDVDIIYHLAAIISILPWKNDLVYSVNINGVENIIKAMKETNVKKLLYVSSVHAFAEIEKGATIDENTPIDPDLTSGAYGKSKAIATLKVFNAVKNNEINATIVCPSGVIGPYDYKFSEIGKVFKSFLEGNLKYCVDGAFDFVDVRDVANGIIKAAKYGKNGEIYILSGENITMRKIFYYLNQITQKNYKIKFINPSSAYFVSYLTLFNYLSSSRKNLSLSPYSVHTLLRYYKFSHKKAEKDFGYNPRPLYESLKDTIAWIQEYYKLSIKKEV; this comes from the coding sequence ATGGTACTTATTACGGGTGCAACTGGCCATATTGGAAATGTATTAGTAAAAAAGTTATATGAAGTTGGAGAAAAAATAAGGATTTTTGTATTGCCAAACGAAGATACAAGTATTTTTGATGATATGGAAATTGAAATTTATTATGGTGATATTAGAAATTATAATGATATAAGAGAAGCAAGCAAAGATGTTGATATTATATATCATCTTGCTGCAATTATTTCTATACTTCCATGGAAAAATGATTTAGTATATTCTGTAAATATCAATGGTGTTGAAAATATAATTAAAGCTATGAAAGAAACTAACGTAAAGAAATTATTATACGTTAGTTCCGTTCATGCTTTTGCAGAAATAGAAAAAGGAGCTACCATAGATGAAAATACTCCTATTGATCCAGATTTAACTTCTGGTGCATACGGAAAATCAAAAGCCATTGCAACATTAAAAGTTTTTAATGCTGTAAAAAATAATGAAATCAATGCTACAATTGTTTGCCCAAGCGGAGTTATTGGACCATATGATTATAAATTTTCAGAAATTGGAAAAGTTTTTAAATCTTTTTTAGAAGGAAATTTAAAATATTGCGTTGATGGAGCTTTTGATTTTGTTGATGTAAGAGATGTGGCTAACGGAATAATTAAAGCAGCTAAATATGGAAAGAACGGTGAGATTTATATTTTAAGCGGAGAAAATATAACAATGAGAAAAATTTTCTATTATCTAAATCAAATTACCCAGAAAAATTACAAAATAAAATTCATTAATCCTTCAAGTGCTTATTTTGTATCTTACTTAACATTATTTAATTATCTTTCTTCTTCAAGAAAAAATCTTTCACTTAGCCCTTATAGCGTCCATACACTTCTTAGATATTATAAATTTTCTCATAAAAAAGCAGAAAAAGATTTTGGATATAATCCACGACCTTTATATGAAAGTTTAAAAGATACCATTGCGTGGATACAAGAGTATTACAAATTATCAATAAAAAAAGAGGTGTAA
- a CDS encoding MarR family winged helix-turn-helix transcriptional regulator, whose product MNLDFKDTFELTFDFMSNFTKVITDFSEAEKLKTLEFYIVLYIGLKGPQKMSYLAEYFSTTKSNITNIIDNLEKNNYVKRVRNDSDRRVILIDLTNKGKTVFNETLNNFKLMFEDFMSRVSDGDFKIISEGFYKIIKIYNNLRSD is encoded by the coding sequence ATGAATTTAGATTTTAAAGACACTTTTGAATTAACCTTTGATTTTATGTCTAATTTTACAAAAGTTATTACAGATTTTTCTGAAGCAGAAAAATTAAAAACTTTGGAATTTTATATTGTTTTATACATTGGACTAAAAGGACCACAAAAAATGTCTTACTTAGCAGAATATTTTTCTACGACCAAAAGTAATATTACAAATATTATCGATAATTTAGAAAAAAATAATTATGTAAAAAGGGTTAGAAATGATTCAGACAGACGAGTTATATTAATAGATTTAACAAATAAGGGAAAAACTGTGTTTAATGAAACATTAAACAACTTCAAATTGATGTTTGAAGATTTTATGTCTCGTGTTTCAGATGGTGATTTCAAAATCATTTCAGAAGGTTTTTATAAAATAATTAAAATTTATAACAACTTAAGGAGTGACTAA
- a CDS encoding ammonium transporter gives MFDTGNTAFMLLATSLVMLMTPGLAFFYGGLVSRKNVLTIMMQSFVSMGWTTILWVAFGFTMSFGNDIGGIIGNFKYLFLHGISTTTPFGANTGIPMIVFVAYQMMFAIITPALITGAFADRVKFKAYMLFLTVWLIFVYFPLVHMVWGGGLFQKWGVLDFAGGIVVHASAGAAALASVFFVGKRKNANTKPHSIPLVALGTGLLWFGWYGFNAGSELRVDAVTANAFLNTDVAASFAAITWLILAVIFEKKPKILGMLTGAVAGLATITPAAGYVTIQSSMLIGIIASIVSYAAVSYKNKKGWDDALDVWGVHGVGGYLGILLLGLFATKAVNSNGANGLFYGNASFFWKEFVAVTVVSIYAFIFTYVALWLINKITPIRVSGEAEIEGLDKAEFGEEAYF, from the coding sequence ATGTTTGACACTGGCAACACAGCTTTTATGTTACTTGCTACAAGTTTAGTAATGCTTATGACTCCAGGTCTTGCATTTTTTTATGGTGGTTTAGTTAGCCGAAAAAATGTTTTGACTATTATGATGCAGAGTTTTGTTTCTATGGGTTGGACTACTATTTTATGGGTAGCATTTGGCTTTACTATGAGTTTTGGTAATGATATTGGTGGAATAATAGGTAATTTTAAATATTTATTCCTTCATGGAATTTCTACTACAACTCCATTTGGGGCTAATACGGGTATTCCAATGATTGTTTTTGTCGCCTATCAAATGATGTTTGCTATCATAACTCCCGCTCTTATAACTGGTGCTTTTGCTGACAGGGTGAAATTTAAAGCTTATATGTTATTTTTAACTGTCTGGCTAATTTTTGTTTATTTCCCATTAGTTCACATGGTTTGGGGTGGCGGTTTATTCCAAAAATGGGGCGTTTTAGATTTTGCAGGTGGTATCGTTGTTCACGCGAGTGCTGGAGCAGCAGCTTTAGCTTCAGTATTTTTTGTCGGTAAAAGAAAAAATGCTAATACAAAGCCTCATAGTATTCCTCTTGTTGCTTTAGGAACAGGATTGTTATGGTTTGGATGGTATGGCTTCAACGCTGGTAGCGAATTAAGAGTAGATGCTGTAACTGCTAATGCTTTTTTAAATACAGATGTTGCTGCTTCTTTTGCAGCTATAACATGGTTAATTTTAGCTGTAATTTTTGAAAAGAAACCAAAAATTTTGGGTATGTTAACAGGTGCAGTCGCTGGTTTAGCAACTATTACACCAGCCGCTGGTTATGTTACTATACAATCTTCCATGTTAATTGGAATAATAGCTTCAATTGTCAGTTACGCAGCTGTTTCTTATAAAAATAAAAAAGGTTGGGATGATGCACTTGATGTATGGGGTGTTCACGGTGTAGGTGGTTATCTTGGAATACTTCTATTGGGATTATTTGCTACAAAAGCAGTAAATTCCAATGGCGCTAATGGCTTATTTTATGGAAATGCCTCCTTTTTCTGGAAAGAATTTGTTGCTGTTACTGTAGTTTCAATTTATGCTTTTATCTTTACATATGTAGCATTATGGTTAATAAATAAAATAACTCCTATTAGAGTTAGTGGCGAAGCGGAAATAGAAGGGCTTGATAAAGCAGAATTCGGAGAAGAAGCTTACTTTTAA
- a CDS encoding mannose-1-phosphate guanylyltransferase, translating to MKAIILAGGSGERFWPLSTSKKPKQFLKIFSDKSLIRETFERLLFKLKSEDIFVVTAERYKEETLRELPELNEKNVLLEPVARNTAPACFLGTLVANDEEVVFVLPADHYIPNKEKFWKTVEKGIYAAENYNGLVTMGINPTRPETGYGYIEAGEELEENIMKVKSFREKPNMETALEYIESGNYYWNSGMFFWKKDIFLEEMRKYNEDIYNSMIELDPNNTEHLHRVYPTLRKISIDYALMEKSERVYTIKAEYEWSDVGNWVSVREMEGYSDNEKNVHLVDSKNVFVKTDKNVGVVGLENIIIIDTKNGLLVAKEDKINDIREIVSQLKKKGEF from the coding sequence ATGAAAGCAATAATATTAGCAGGGGGGTCAGGTGAAAGATTCTGGCCTTTGAGTACATCGAAAAAGCCGAAACAGTTTTTAAAAATATTTTCTGATAAATCTCTGATAAGAGAAACCTTTGAAAGGTTATTATTCAAATTAAAATCAGAAGATATTTTTGTTGTAACAGCAGAAAGATATAAAGAAGAAACATTAAGAGAATTACCAGAGTTAAATGAAAAAAATGTATTATTAGAGCCAGTGGCAAGAAATACTGCACCCGCATGCTTTTTGGGAACATTAGTTGCAAATGATGAAGAAGTTGTGTTCGTTTTGCCTGCGGATCATTATATTCCAAATAAGGAAAAATTCTGGAAAACTGTTGAAAAAGGGATATATGCAGCAGAAAATTATAATGGATTAGTTACAATGGGAATTAATCCAACACGTCCTGAAACAGGATACGGTTATATAGAAGCAGGGGAAGAATTAGAAGAAAACATAATGAAAGTAAAAAGTTTTAGAGAAAAGCCGAATATGGAAACAGCATTAGAATATATTGAAAGTGGTAATTATTATTGGAATAGCGGTATGTTTTTCTGGAAAAAAGATATATTTTTAGAAGAAATGAGAAAATACAATGAAGATATATATAATAGTATGATAGAGCTTGATCCAAATAATACAGAACACTTGCATAGGGTTTATCCAACTTTAAGAAAAATAAGTATTGATTATGCTTTAATGGAAAAGTCGGAGAGAGTCTATACAATTAAAGCAGAATATGAATGGTCGGATGTTGGAAATTGGGTTTCTGTCAGAGAAATGGAAGGATATTCTGATAATGAAAAAAATGTTCATCTTGTTGATAGTAAAAATGTTTTTGTTAAAACTGATAAAAATGTTGGTGTTGTAGGGTTAGAAAATATTATTATAATTGATACAAAAAATGGATTATTAGTTGCAAAAGAAGATAAAATAAATGATATTAGAGAAATAGTAAGTCAATTAAAGAAAAAAGGTGAGTTTTGA
- a CDS encoding MATE family efflux transporter, which produces MSQKASTKKSNSKVDIFNNSIIMSLFLLGWPMIVSNLMQTMYNIVDAYFLGKLGKIEFSATTITWPVIFVFISFTIGFSNATVSLVSQYTGAKNKKMSQKTAGQAYTVAIFLGITLALLGVLVSNPVITAIAGEKSKEITPYAIKYFNIIMVGMPFAFLFNISGAILRGWGDSKFSMHMMFYSTVLNTILDPLMIFGIGPFPKMGVIGAAWATTISRIFIGLVSSYLVFKGERGFKVHIKDLNFDWLIIKKILMIGFPGSMSYTITSLGFVVIMRFVSAFGPSVVSAYGIGNRIINLITMISFGIGAAVTTMVGQFLGANQIKNAEKTVKTAFITNFLIVTFLSTLTFFFGAHLTKFFINEPEVIRIGEIFFKYVSFSLPFFSSMSVFVNTLVGAGRTGQSMIINITRLWGIRVPLIAIMAKSWGFMGIFYAMIISNILAMIIAWIFIKFGNWKKAII; this is translated from the coding sequence ATGTCGCAAAAAGCTTCTACAAAGAAATCAAATTCTAAAGTTGATATATTTAATAACTCAATAATTATGTCTCTTTTTCTCTTAGGATGGCCTATGATTGTTTCAAATTTAATGCAAACTATGTATAACATCGTTGATGCATATTTTTTAGGAAAGCTCGGAAAAATAGAATTTTCTGCTACAACAATTACATGGCCTGTAATTTTTGTTTTTATTTCATTTACTATAGGTTTTTCAAATGCAACTGTTTCTCTAGTCTCTCAATATACTGGTGCAAAAAATAAAAAAATGTCACAAAAAACTGCCGGCCAGGCCTATACTGTTGCAATATTTCTTGGTATAACACTCGCTTTATTAGGAGTTCTGGTTTCCAACCCTGTAATCACTGCTATTGCAGGTGAAAAGAGTAAAGAAATTACACCATATGCAATTAAATACTTTAATATAATAATGGTTGGAATGCCCTTTGCTTTTTTATTTAATATCTCTGGAGCTATATTAAGAGGTTGGGGAGATTCTAAATTTTCAATGCATATGATGTTTTATTCTACTGTATTAAATACTATTTTAGATCCTTTAATGATTTTTGGAATTGGTCCATTCCCAAAAATGGGAGTCATAGGTGCCGCCTGGGCCACAACAATTTCAAGAATATTTATTGGTTTGGTTTCTTCTTACCTTGTCTTTAAAGGTGAAAGAGGATTTAAAGTGCATATTAAAGATTTAAATTTTGATTGGCTTATTATCAAAAAAATTCTTATGATTGGATTTCCTGGTTCTATGAGTTATACAATAACCTCTTTAGGTTTCGTTGTTATTATGAGGTTTGTTTCTGCTTTTGGTCCTTCAGTTGTTAGCGCTTATGGAATTGGAAACAGAATAATCAATCTTATAACAATGATTTCATTTGGAATAGGAGCAGCAGTTACAACTATGGTTGGCCAATTTTTGGGTGCCAATCAAATCAAAAACGCAGAAAAAACTGTTAAAACAGCTTTCATAACTAATTTTCTAATAGTCACTTTTTTGAGCACTTTGACTTTCTTTTTTGGAGCTCATTTAACTAAATTTTTTATTAATGAACCAGAAGTCATTAGAATAGGCGAAATATTCTTTAAATATGTTTCATTTTCGCTGCCATTTTTCTCTTCAATGAGTGTTTTTGTAAATACTCTAGTTGGTGCAGGGAGAACTGGTCAATCGATGATTATAAATATAACAAGATTATGGGGTATCAGAGTACCGTTAATCGCTATTATGGCAAAAAGCTGGGGATTTATGGGAATTTTTTATGCTATGATTATTAGTAATATTTTAGCAATGATTATCGCATGGATATTTATTAAATTTGGAAATTGGAAAAAAGCCATAATCTAA
- the pgeF gene encoding peptidoglycan editing factor PgeF — protein MANYFIKDSIKGKIKIGNFNLNKKNDLMYLTIPTFEKFNNLFHIFTTRIPNDFDLGINTETPLKKIYNNYEKLAKIFNLNLNDFVLSDQIHEDNILIIDESYKSNNFLFDRKVKNSDALITNKKNIILVTLYADCTPIYFFDPKNNVIGLAHSGWKGTIKKIAEKTIKKMKDVYNSNPEDILVALGPSIGPNSFEVREDVKLLFERTFPKNIHIIKKKNNEKYLINIWKAIEYTLINSGIKKENILISDIDTYSNTDLFFSYRKEGKTGRMAAIMALIDK, from the coding sequence ATGGCAAATTATTTTATTAAAGACAGTATAAAAGGAAAAATAAAAATAGGTAATTTCAATTTAAATAAAAAAAATGATTTAATGTATTTAACAATACCGACATTTGAAAAATTCAACAATTTATTTCATATATTTACTACAAGAATTCCAAACGATTTTGATTTAGGAATAAATACAGAAACACCTTTAAAAAAAATATACAACAATTATGAAAAATTAGCCAAAATATTTAATTTAAATTTAAATGATTTTGTTTTATCTGATCAAATACATGAAGACAATATACTCATAATAGATGAATCTTATAAATCTAACAATTTCCTTTTTGATAGAAAAGTTAAAAATAGCGACGCATTAATTACTAATAAAAAAAATATTATTTTAGTAACTTTATATGCAGATTGCACTCCTATATATTTTTTCGATCCTAAAAATAATGTAATTGGATTAGCGCATTCAGGATGGAAAGGTACAATTAAAAAAATAGCAGAAAAAACTATTAAAAAAATGAAGGATGTGTATAACTCTAATCCTGAAGATATTCTGGTGGCTTTAGGTCCATCTATAGGTCCCAATAGTTTCGAAGTAAGAGAAGATGTGAAATTACTATTTGAGAGAACTTTTCCTAAAAATATTCATATTATAAAGAAAAAAAATAATGAAAAATACTTAATTAATATTTGGAAAGCCATTGAATACACATTAATCAACAGTGGAATAAAAAAAGAAAATATATTAATATCAGACATAGACACATATTCTAATACAGATTTATTTTTCTCCTATAGAAAAGAAGGAAAAACTGGTAGGATGGCTGCTATAATGGCTTTAATTGACAAATGA
- a CDS encoding MFS transporter → MRNLLYYTFLSSVAQSIYRIVFNLFLRDIGFNNTFISHITSLEMIGSAFLGLVIGIMGDKYGKKLMLIVSSIIFALITFLRVSFPTEHMLLYTALINGGVLTSRMILLNSLIVDITTHDNRGKYFGYNFGIFMGSGLIGNLIGGTIGEFLGFGTALFITGVTHLSSNLFLFLVHENKEHHSNISIKEIFNLNDFSKLQSHIVKIHLIRTFLIGFGAGLFVNFGNVIFKDLFNMQPTMIGIALAFAQLGASLGSIFSSKLSRKFGAYQFTFFMNILVIPLIISFAMVRDPYVFTLLYALRFSFMNMTNPVSTTIIMSYIPQNKITTISSFRNFLNFIARSLAALMFGYITSFSSGYSYLFLISAVFYFVSLILLKNLFKPILNDEIFLKLYKTTQSIEK, encoded by the coding sequence ATGAGAAATTTATTATACTATACTTTTTTAAGTAGCGTTGCACAATCAATATACAGAATAGTTTTTAATTTGTTTTTAAGAGATATAGGTTTTAATAATACTTTTATAAGCCATATTACTTCTTTAGAAATGATTGGTTCTGCATTTCTTGGACTTGTTATAGGTATAATGGGAGATAAATATGGTAAGAAATTAATGCTGATAGTTTCATCAATAATTTTTGCATTAATAACTTTTTTAAGAGTTTCATTTCCGACAGAACATATGTTGTTATATACAGCATTAATAAATGGAGGAGTTTTAACTTCAAGGATGATTTTATTAAATTCACTAATTGTAGATATTACTACGCATGATAATAGGGGAAAATATTTTGGATATAATTTTGGAATATTTATGGGGAGTGGTTTAATAGGAAATTTGATAGGAGGAACCATAGGGGAATTTTTAGGCTTTGGAACAGCATTGTTTATTACCGGAGTTACACATTTGTCTTCTAATTTATTTTTATTTTTGGTTCATGAAAATAAAGAACATCACTCAAACATCTCGATTAAAGAGATATTTAATTTAAATGATTTTAGCAAACTCCAGAGCCATATTGTAAAAATACATTTAATAAGAACATTTTTAATAGGATTTGGTGCAGGATTATTTGTTAACTTTGGAAATGTTATATTTAAGGATTTATTTAATATGCAGCCTACTATGATTGGCATTGCATTGGCATTCGCTCAACTTGGAGCATCATTAGGCTCGATTTTTTCTTCGAAGTTATCCAGAAAATTTGGAGCATATCAGTTTACATTTTTTATGAATATATTGGTTATACCTTTAATTATTTCTTTTGCAATGGTAAGAGATCCGTATGTATTCACTTTATTATATGCTCTTAGATTTTCTTTTATGAATATGACAAATCCTGTGTCAACCACGATTATAATGAGTTATATACCACAAAATAAAATAACTACTATAAGTAGTTTTAGAAATTTTCTTAATTTTATAGCTAGATCACTTGCAGCTTTAATGTTTGGATATATTACATCTTTTTCCAGTGGTTATTCGTATTTATTTTTAATTAGTGCAGTGTTTTATTTTGTTTCATTGATATTATTGAAGAATTTATTTAAACCGATATTGAATGATGA